A genome region from Meriones unguiculatus strain TT.TT164.6M chromosome 2, Bangor_MerUng_6.1, whole genome shotgun sequence includes the following:
- the Ghsr gene encoding growth hormone secretagogue receptor type 1: MWNATASEEPEPNVTQDLEWDAFPGNDSLTDELLLPLFPAPLLAGVTATCVALFVVGISGNLLTMLVVSRFRELRTTTNLYLSSMAFSDLLIFLCMPLDLVRLWQYRPWNFGDLLCKLFQFVSESCTYATVLTITALSVERYFAICFPLRAKVVVTKGRVKLVILVIWAVAFCSAGPIFVLVGVEHENGTDPRDTNECRATEFAVRSGLLTVMVWVSSVFFFLPVFCLTVLYSLIGRKLWRRRGDAAVGASLRDQNHKQTVKMLAVVVFAFILCWLPFHVGRYLFSKSFEPGSLEIAQISQYCNLVSFVLFYLSAAINPILYNIMSKKYRVAVFKLLGFESFSQRKLSTLKDESSRAWTKSSTNT, from the exons ATGTGGAACGCGACGGCCAGCGAGGAGCCGGAGCCTAACGTCACGCAGGACCTGGAGTGGGACGCTTTCCCCGGCAACGACTCTCTGACGGACGAGCTGCTGCTGCCGCTGTTCCCCGCGCCGCTGCTGGCGGGCGTCACCGCGACCTGCGTGGCCCTCTTCGTGGTGGGCATCTCGGGCAACCTGCTCACCATGCTGGTGGTGTCCCGCTTCCGGGAGCTGCGCACCACCACCAACCTCTACCTGTCCAGCATGGCCTTCTCCGACCTGCTCATCTTCCTGTGCATGCCGCTGGACCTCGTCCGCCTCTGGCAGTACCGGCCCTGGAACTTCGGCGACCTGCTCTGCAAACTCTTCCAGTTCGTCAGCGAGAGCTGCACCTACGCCACGGTCCTCACCATCACGGCGCTGAGCGTCGAGCGCTACTTCGCCATCTGCTTCCCGCTGCGGGCCAAGGTGGTGGTCACCAAGGGCCGCGTGAAGCTGGTCATCCTTGTCATCTGGGCCGTGGCCTTCTGCAGCGCGGGGCCCATCTTCGTGCTGGTGGGCGTGGAGCACGAGAACGGCACGGACCCCCGGGACACCAACGAGTGCCGCGCCACCGAGTTCGCCGTGCGCTCTGGGCTGCTCACGGTCATGGTGTGGGTGTCCAGCGTCTTCTTCTTCCTGCCGGTCTTCTGCCTCACTGTGCTCTACAGCCTCATCGGGAGGAAGCTGTGGCGGAGGCGCGGCGACGCGGCGGTGGGCGCCTCGCTCAGGGACCAGAACCACAAGCAGACAGTGAAGATGCTAG CTGTAGTGGTGTTTGCGTTCATCCTCTGCTGGCTGCCCTTCCATGTGGGGAGATACCTGTTTTCCAAGTCCTTCGAGCCGGGCTCTCTGGAGATCGCGCAGATCAGCCAATACTGCAACCTGGTGTCATTCGTCCTCTTCTACCTCAGCGCCGCCATCAACCCCATCCTCTACAACATCATGTCCAAGAAGTACCGGGTGGCGGTGTTCAAGCTTCTGGGGTTTGAGTCCTTCTCCCAGAGAAAGCTCTCCACTCTGAAGGACGAAAGTTCTCGGGCCTGGACCAAGTCGAGCACCAACACATGA